One stretch of Microvirga lotononidis DNA includes these proteins:
- the obgE gene encoding GTPase ObgE: MKFLDQAKIYIRSGNGGGGAVSFRREKFIEFGGPDGGDGGRGGDVWAECVEGLNTLIDYRYQQHFKAKTGGHGMGKNRAGAKGADAVLKVPAGTEILEEDGETVIADMTYVGQKVLLAKGGNGGFGNAYFTTSTNRAPRRANPGQEGEERTLILRLKLIADAGLVGLPNAGKSTFLATTTAAKPKIADYPFTTLHPGLGVVRAYGREFVLADIPGLIEGASEGVGLGDKFLSHVERCRVLLHLVEGTSEDAGEAYKTVRHEIEAYGHGLSDKPEIVALSKADALDEETLKEQLKKLKKACKQTPYVISSASGQGVQEVLQALLTVIDQAKTEDEPARPQEEWHP; encoded by the coding sequence ATGAAATTTCTCGACCAAGCCAAGATCTATATTCGCTCCGGCAATGGCGGCGGCGGCGCCGTGTCGTTTCGCCGTGAAAAGTTCATCGAGTTCGGCGGGCCGGACGGCGGCGACGGCGGCCGCGGCGGCGATGTGTGGGCGGAATGCGTCGAGGGGCTGAACACCCTGATCGACTATCGCTACCAGCAGCATTTCAAGGCCAAGACCGGCGGCCACGGCATGGGCAAGAACCGGGCCGGCGCCAAGGGAGCCGACGCCGTCCTCAAGGTACCGGCCGGCACAGAGATCCTGGAGGAGGACGGCGAGACCGTCATCGCCGACATGACCTATGTCGGCCAGAAGGTGCTCCTGGCCAAGGGCGGCAACGGCGGCTTCGGCAATGCCTATTTCACCACCTCGACCAACCGCGCCCCGCGCCGGGCCAATCCGGGCCAGGAGGGCGAGGAGCGCACGCTCATCCTGCGGCTCAAGCTGATCGCCGATGCTGGCCTCGTGGGGCTGCCCAATGCGGGCAAGTCCACCTTCCTGGCGACCACCACCGCGGCGAAGCCGAAGATTGCCGATTATCCCTTCACCACGCTCCATCCGGGTCTCGGAGTCGTGCGCGCCTATGGCCGCGAATTCGTGCTCGCGGACATCCCGGGCCTGATCGAAGGGGCCTCCGAGGGCGTGGGCCTCGGCGACAAATTCCTGAGCCACGTGGAGCGCTGCCGGGTGCTGCTACATCTGGTGGAAGGCACCAGCGAAGATGCGGGCGAAGCCTACAAGACCGTTCGCCATGAGATCGAGGCCTATGGCCACGGGCTTTCCGACAAGCCCGAGATCGTCGCTCTCTCCAAGGCCGATGCCCTGGACGAGGAGACGCTCAAGGAACAGCTGAAGAAGCTCAAGAAAGCCTGCAAGCAGACGCCCTACGTGATCTCCTCGGCATCCGGCCAGGGCGTGCAGGAGGTGCTTCAGGCGCTCCTCACCGTGATCGACCAGGCCAAGACCGAGGACGAACCGGCCCGGCCCCAGGAAGAGTGGCATCCGTGA
- the asnB gene encoding asparagine synthase (glutamine-hydrolyzing) — translation MCGIVGLLFSTGGSSERLENLLLKMTASIAHRGPDDQGTWTDFDAGVALGHRRLSIVDLSSAGQQPMRSPSGRYVIVFNGEIYNHLDLRRDLENTKHASYQGGLGPEQSTAAGSYRGTSDTESLLSAIDAWGLHRALERCVGMFAFALWDTHLRTLTLVRDRLGEKPLYYGHHDGMFIFSSELRTFEELSGFSAQISQAALWHYMCQKAIPAPLSIYEGIHKLEPGQLLQIDTKYNKSFCNIRLERYWTIESAVAKPAFQGTAQDAVTELRRLMLDAVKGQMVADVPVGAFLSGGIDSSTVVALMQSVAPGSVQTYAIGFNEVEFNEAPHARSVAQFLGTHHHERIITSAEALEIVPQLASVWDEPFADSSQIPTAFLTRTARSDVTVALSGDGGDELFCGYKHHLTAAAIESLPRKLFLSKLLFAFQSPRAQLHIRSLPLGSRPKQIANKLRILSSVLACEHPERRYMALALQSDYWLHLMRGKVAASLDMPNLNFPAAADALTIASAIDTVTYLPTDILAKVDRAAMSVGLETRIPLLDHRIVEFAMSLPSSYKVRDGKTKWPLRQVLESYVPSSLIDRPKMGFSVPLEKWLRGPLRKWAEALLFEKTRQDNPFDQNVIQALWRDHQSHRWNYADHLWRLLMFRAWQMRDAS, via the coding sequence ATGTGCGGCATTGTCGGACTTCTCTTTTCAACGGGGGGCTCTTCAGAACGTCTGGAGAATCTCCTGCTCAAGATGACTGCGTCGATCGCCCATCGAGGACCGGACGACCAGGGCACATGGACGGACTTCGATGCTGGCGTAGCGCTCGGCCACCGGCGTCTCAGCATCGTCGATCTCTCATCGGCCGGTCAGCAACCGATGAGATCGCCAAGCGGTCGATATGTGATCGTCTTCAATGGCGAGATCTATAATCACCTTGATCTACGGCGGGATCTCGAGAACACGAAGCACGCGTCGTATCAAGGCGGACTGGGCCCGGAGCAATCGACGGCTGCGGGATCCTACAGAGGAACGTCGGATACCGAGAGTCTCCTCAGTGCGATCGACGCGTGGGGATTGCACAGAGCACTTGAACGATGTGTAGGCATGTTCGCCTTTGCTCTTTGGGATACTCATCTGCGAACATTGACCCTTGTTCGGGACCGCCTGGGCGAGAAGCCATTATACTATGGCCATCACGACGGTATGTTCATCTTCTCCTCTGAGCTGAGGACATTTGAAGAGCTTTCCGGTTTTTCGGCGCAGATCAGCCAAGCGGCGCTCTGGCATTACATGTGCCAGAAGGCGATCCCAGCTCCGCTGTCGATCTATGAGGGGATCCATAAGCTTGAGCCTGGTCAACTCCTTCAGATCGATACGAAGTACAACAAGTCGTTCTGCAACATACGTCTTGAGCGATACTGGACGATCGAGAGTGCAGTCGCGAAGCCTGCATTCCAAGGGACCGCTCAAGACGCGGTGACTGAACTGCGGCGATTGATGCTGGATGCGGTCAAGGGACAGATGGTTGCGGATGTTCCCGTCGGGGCGTTTCTGTCGGGCGGGATAGACTCGAGCACCGTCGTCGCCTTGATGCAGTCCGTTGCGCCGGGAAGTGTCCAGACATACGCGATTGGATTCAACGAGGTTGAATTCAACGAAGCGCCGCATGCACGATCCGTCGCCCAATTCCTTGGGACCCATCATCACGAGAGGATCATTACCTCAGCGGAGGCTCTGGAGATCGTTCCCCAATTGGCCAGTGTTTGGGATGAACCCTTCGCAGACAGCTCCCAAATCCCCACCGCGTTTTTGACCCGTACGGCTCGCAGCGACGTCACAGTGGCGCTCAGTGGCGACGGAGGGGACGAACTCTTCTGCGGTTACAAGCATCACCTGACGGCGGCCGCCATCGAAAGCCTCCCTCGGAAACTGTTCCTGAGCAAACTTCTGTTTGCGTTCCAGTCTCCTCGCGCTCAACTCCATATTCGGTCGCTGCCATTGGGATCGAGGCCGAAACAGATCGCCAACAAGCTTCGGATTCTGTCCAGTGTCTTAGCCTGTGAGCATCCGGAGCGCCGCTATATGGCGCTGGCCCTGCAATCGGACTATTGGCTGCATCTGATGAGAGGGAAAGTCGCCGCATCGCTCGACATGCCAAACCTCAACTTCCCGGCCGCGGCCGATGCGCTGACGATTGCATCGGCAATCGATACCGTCACGTACTTACCGACGGATATTCTCGCCAAGGTTGACAGGGCTGCGATGTCGGTCGGTCTTGAAACGCGGATCCCGTTGCTCGATCACCGCATCGTCGAATTCGCAATGTCGCTTCCGTCAAGCTACAAGGTCAGGGATGGCAAGACGAAATGGCCGCTGCGACAAGTGCTCGAGTCCTATGTTCCATCGTCACTGATCGATAGGCCGAAGATGGGTTTTTCCGTCCCCCTTGAGAAGTGGCTGAGAGGTCCGCTTCGCAAATGGGCCGAGGCTCTCCTCTTCGAGAAGACACGGCAGGACAATCCCTTCGATCAGAACGTCATACAAGCTCTTTGGCGCGACCACCAATCGCATCGATGGAACTACGCGGATCATCTTTGGCGGCTTCTGATGTTCCGGGCCTGGCAGATGCGGGATGCTTCATAG
- a CDS encoding DUF72 domain-containing protein has translation MSKSQPLTASGEIDRPEPIARAAASVPSRSVSPATMRTEIRIGTSGWHYRSWHGPFYPQRLKIKDFLSYYIQRFDTAEINNSFYRLPTEHAVKTWHDSSPKGFLFAWKASRFITHMKRLNGIEESIDLVFGRMNALGDKFGPVLFQLPPTFKADDETRERVARCLSLVPDGRRCAFEFRHPSWYEEPALRILRDHNAALCISDHADAPAPWEATADFVYLRAHGTNGRYAGSYSAGTLQDWAQRIGEWRKGGRSVYAYFDNDIKSAAPGDAQTLLRLMNEDQSLKAISSR, from the coding sequence ATGTCCAAGTCCCAGCCCCTGACCGCTTCAGGGGAAATAGATCGTCCCGAACCCATAGCACGCGCGGCAGCCTCGGTGCCAAGCCGTTCGGTCTCTCCTGCCACGATGAGGACCGAGATCAGGATCGGAACCTCGGGCTGGCACTATAGGTCCTGGCACGGACCATTCTACCCTCAGCGCTTAAAGATCAAGGACTTCCTGTCCTACTACATCCAGCGCTTCGATACGGCGGAGATCAACAATTCCTTCTACCGGCTTCCGACCGAGCACGCCGTGAAAACCTGGCACGATTCCTCGCCGAAGGGATTCCTGTTCGCCTGGAAGGCTTCGCGCTTCATCACCCATATGAAGCGGCTGAACGGGATCGAGGAGAGCATCGATCTCGTCTTCGGCCGGATGAACGCTCTCGGCGACAAGTTCGGCCCGGTCCTGTTCCAGCTGCCACCCACCTTCAAGGCGGATGACGAAACGCGGGAGCGTGTCGCGCGCTGTCTCTCTCTGGTGCCGGATGGCCGGCGCTGCGCCTTCGAGTTCCGTCATCCGAGCTGGTATGAGGAGCCCGCCTTGCGCATCCTGCGGGACCATAACGCGGCGCTCTGCATATCCGACCATGCGGATGCGCCGGCGCCCTGGGAGGCCACGGCGGATTTCGTCTACCTGCGGGCACACGGCACCAACGGACGCTATGCGGGCAGCTACTCTGCCGGAACCTTGCAGGATTGGGCGCAGCGCATCGGCGAGTGGCGAAAGGGCGGGCGCAGCGTCTATGCCTATTTCGACAACGACATCAAAAGCGCCGCGCCCGGCGACGCCCAGACGCTGCTGCGCCTCATGAACGAGGATCAGTCACTCAAAGCCATATCGTCCCGGTGA
- the proB gene encoding glutamate 5-kinase: MSTDLRQFRRVVLKVGSSLLVDRARGRLNHAWLAALAEDIADLHAKGADVLVVSSGAIAMGRTVLGLPSGPLRLEESQAAAAVGQITLARTWSEVLAHHGITAGQILVTLADTEQRRRYLNARATTLKLLEMRAVPVINENDTVATSEIRYGDNDRLAARVATMIGADLLVLFSDIDGLYTAPPASDPNAEHIPVVDRITPAIEAMAGGAASELSRGGMRTKVEAGKIATAGGTHMIIADGRTKNPLKRVAEGGRCTWFLTPSNPATARKTWIAGALEPRGTLYVDEGAERALHGGASLLPVGVRRIEGAFRRGDAVIIRSESRVLGRGLVAYDAEDAARIIGRPSREIERLLGYPGRTEMVHRDDMALSD, translated from the coding sequence GTGAGCACTGATCTCCGCCAATTCCGCCGCGTGGTCCTGAAGGTCGGCTCCTCGCTGCTGGTCGACCGGGCCCGCGGGCGGCTGAACCATGCCTGGCTCGCGGCGCTGGCCGAGGATATCGCCGACCTTCACGCGAAGGGCGCCGACGTTCTGGTCGTCTCCTCGGGCGCCATCGCCATGGGACGGACGGTCCTGGGGCTTCCCTCCGGTCCGCTGCGGCTGGAGGAAAGTCAGGCCGCCGCCGCCGTGGGCCAGATCACGCTCGCGCGCACCTGGTCCGAGGTGCTGGCCCATCACGGCATCACGGCGGGCCAGATCCTGGTGACGCTCGCCGACACGGAGCAGCGCCGCCGCTACCTCAACGCCCGCGCGACGACCCTGAAGCTGCTCGAGATGCGGGCCGTTCCCGTGATCAACGAGAACGACACGGTCGCGACCTCCGAGATCCGCTACGGCGACAACGATCGGCTGGCCGCGCGCGTCGCCACCATGATCGGCGCCGACCTTCTCGTCCTCTTCTCCGATATCGACGGGCTCTATACGGCGCCCCCCGCCTCCGACCCGAATGCCGAGCACATTCCGGTGGTCGATCGCATCACGCCCGCCATCGAGGCCATGGCCGGCGGGGCCGCGTCCGAGCTGTCGCGGGGCGGCATGCGCACCAAGGTCGAGGCCGGCAAGATCGCAACGGCCGGCGGCACCCACATGATCATCGCCGACGGGCGCACGAAGAACCCGCTGAAGCGCGTCGCCGAGGGCGGGCGCTGCACCTGGTTCCTCACCCCGTCCAATCCCGCCACCGCGCGCAAGACCTGGATCGCCGGAGCGCTTGAACCGCGCGGCACGCTCTACGTGGACGAGGGAGCGGAGCGTGCGCTCCATGGCGGCGCGAGCCTGCTGCCGGTGGGCGTGCGCCGGATCGAGGGCGCCTTCCGTCGCGGCGATGCGGTGATCATCCGCAGCGAAAGCCGTGTGCTCGGCCGGGGCCTCGTGGCCTACGATGCGGAGGATGCGGCGCGCATCATCGGCCGCCCGAGCCGCGAGATCGAGAGGCTCCTGGGCTATCCGGGCCGGACCGAGATGGTTCACCGGGACGATATGGCTTTGAGTGACTGA
- a CDS encoding type I secretion system permease/ATPase, with the protein MGSERYGSMMASTDRRNRQTPLQAALMACMSSFLLVFAYSCGFNLLLLSPSIYLLQIYDRVLSSRSVDTLVMLTLIVCVAVLTGGLLDTVRRMALSRIATWLDDRLRPVVLLAAFEYASQSNPARANEAYRDLGTLRQFIDSPMAALFFDLLWAPLFLGVLFLLDPLLGGIGLICALLLVGFALAGEIATRAPLAQAMNAQAKSYSRLWQALNSIHIIRALGMTYGAAKLIHDDAEEARNALQAVTHRTNRIQALARPTRALAQVVIMGAAAWLVLDGHRNPGIIFASSLLFGRGLAPIEGIASGWRTIGATRDAYRRLSDVLEAGTPAVRQNGMKLPVPTGHLTVSNVTYCLPGTNTCVLKGISFRLSPGECLGLIGPSGAGKSVLGRLIAGLSTPATGCIALDAIEVATWRRAGGGGHFGYMPQEIELFGGSVGEAIGRLTGSDQAEVIEAARLVGLHEAIMQLPRAYDTEMSEAAGRLLLGQRQRLGIARACFRRPRLVVLDEPNANLDHRGEQILFNVIETLKASGATVVVITHRTGILPATDKIAILEAGSLSAFGRSQEIFERHLRHPQIDASRRPSPPTEVR; encoded by the coding sequence ATGGGGAGCGAACGCTACGGTTCCATGATGGCCTCGACCGACCGACGTAACCGGCAGACGCCGCTGCAGGCCGCGCTCATGGCTTGCATGAGCTCGTTCCTTCTCGTTTTCGCCTACAGCTGCGGCTTCAACCTGCTGCTTCTGTCGCCATCGATCTACCTTTTGCAGATCTATGACCGCGTGCTGTCGAGCCGCAGCGTTGATACGCTGGTCATGCTGACCCTGATCGTCTGCGTGGCGGTGCTGACAGGCGGTCTGCTCGACACCGTACGCCGGATGGCCCTTTCCCGGATTGCAACCTGGTTGGACGATCGCCTGCGTCCCGTGGTGCTGCTGGCCGCATTCGAATACGCGTCTCAATCCAATCCCGCCAGAGCCAATGAAGCCTACCGAGATCTCGGAACGTTGCGGCAGTTCATCGACTCGCCGATGGCGGCGCTCTTCTTCGACCTGCTGTGGGCTCCGCTCTTTCTCGGCGTTCTCTTTCTGCTCGATCCGCTTCTCGGCGGCATCGGCTTGATCTGCGCCCTCCTGCTCGTCGGCTTCGCCTTGGCGGGCGAAATCGCAACGCGGGCGCCTCTCGCGCAGGCCATGAATGCTCAGGCCAAGAGCTATAGCCGCCTGTGGCAGGCGCTGAACAGCATTCACATCATCCGAGCTCTGGGCATGACGTATGGAGCCGCGAAACTGATCCACGACGATGCAGAGGAGGCCAGGAATGCGCTTCAGGCCGTGACGCATCGGACCAATCGGATCCAGGCATTGGCCAGACCCACCAGGGCCTTGGCCCAGGTCGTCATCATGGGAGCGGCCGCCTGGCTCGTCCTCGACGGGCACCGGAACCCGGGCATCATATTCGCCTCGAGTCTTCTGTTCGGTCGCGGGCTGGCGCCGATCGAAGGCATCGCAAGCGGCTGGAGGACCATCGGCGCGACGCGCGATGCCTATCGGCGTCTGAGCGACGTTCTCGAGGCTGGCACGCCCGCCGTGAGGCAGAACGGCATGAAGCTTCCGGTGCCGACAGGCCATCTCACCGTCTCGAACGTCACGTACTGCCTGCCTGGGACCAATACCTGCGTCTTGAAAGGGATCTCCTTCCGCCTGTCGCCAGGCGAGTGCCTCGGGTTGATCGGGCCGTCCGGTGCAGGAAAGTCGGTCCTCGGAAGGTTGATCGCAGGCTTGTCGACGCCGGCGACTGGCTGCATCGCCCTCGACGCCATCGAGGTTGCGACGTGGCGGCGGGCCGGAGGAGGGGGACACTTCGGCTACATGCCGCAGGAAATTGAGCTTTTCGGGGGATCGGTGGGGGAGGCCATAGGGCGCCTGACGGGCAGCGATCAAGCGGAGGTCATCGAGGCGGCCAGGCTCGTGGGTCTGCATGAGGCGATCATGCAGCTTCCGAGAGCCTATGACACGGAGATGAGCGAGGCGGCAGGCCGCCTCCTGCTCGGTCAGCGTCAGCGCCTCGGAATCGCGCGGGCCTGTTTCCGGCGCCCACGGCTGGTCGTCCTGGATGAGCCGAATGCGAATCTCGACCATCGGGGAGAGCAGATTCTGTTCAATGTCATCGAGACGCTCAAGGCCAGTGGAGCGACTGTCGTAGTGATCACGCACCGGACGGGGATTTTGCCCGCGACGGACAAGATCGCGATTCTGGAGGCAGGGTCCTTGAGTGCATTCGGGCGAAGCCAGGAGATTTTCGAGCGCCATCTGCGGCATCCTCAGATCGACGCATCGCGCAGGCCGTCTCCGCCCACGGAGGTGCGGTAG
- the rpmA gene encoding 50S ribosomal protein L27 — protein sequence MAHKKAGGSSRNGRDSEGRRLGVKKFGDQQVVAGNIIIRQRGTKWHAGANVGMGKDHTLFATANGRVRFLTRQGRAFVSVVPAQEAAE from the coding sequence ATGGCTCACAAAAAAGCAGGCGGTTCGTCTCGCAACGGTCGCGACTCCGAAGGCCGTCGTCTGGGCGTCAAGAAGTTCGGCGATCAGCAGGTTGTCGCCGGCAACATCATTATTCGTCAGCGCGGCACGAAGTGGCATGCCGGCGCCAATGTCGGCATGGGCAAAGACCATACCCTCTTTGCCACGGCCAATGGCCGAGTCCGATTCCTTACGCGTCAAGGCCGAGCTTTCGTATCGGTTGTACCGGCCCAAGAGGCCGCAGAGTAA
- a CDS encoding HlyD family type I secretion periplasmic adaptor subunit, protein MKEERTVAGMIELSPQITEWSPSPVPRTPMARMRGVIWLGNAIIFGFFGILGTWSVFAPLESAAIAAGTVEAETSRKTIQHLEGGIIKEILVQDGDAVSSGQILVRLDRTKVYSERQSWFEQYLDAKAREARLLAERDHLDRIVVPTSLEVAGRSNPSVAAVISGQQKILETRSQVLQSQSAIIRERISQVKEEIAGLQAQENAAAKRADIIREERTAVATLVEKGLERRPRLLSLEREMVEIDGRRGETAAQISRARQVISESQATLLKLESDRQNEIAQSLRETQSQIAVFLEKMRAVEDQLARTDVRAPEDGIVTDLRVHTPGGVIGSGAPLMDLVPKEDRLIVVAHLRPEDIDVVRTGLEAEVHLLPYSVRRVTPLAGRVTYVSADRLTDKRTDQPYYAAKIQINDDSLERDEGIEIIAGMPVQAFIKTGRSTVALYALRPLLDSFHRAFRED, encoded by the coding sequence ATGAAGGAGGAACGAACCGTGGCAGGGATGATCGAGCTATCACCGCAGATCACGGAATGGTCGCCGAGTCCGGTACCCCGCACTCCCATGGCGCGGATGCGCGGCGTGATCTGGCTGGGAAACGCCATCATCTTCGGATTCTTCGGCATTCTCGGAACCTGGTCCGTCTTCGCGCCTCTGGAGAGCGCGGCAATCGCAGCCGGCACCGTGGAGGCGGAAACCAGCCGCAAGACCATTCAGCATCTGGAGGGCGGCATCATCAAGGAGATCCTGGTGCAGGACGGCGACGCGGTCTCGAGTGGTCAGATTCTCGTCCGGCTCGATCGGACGAAGGTCTATTCCGAACGCCAGAGCTGGTTCGAACAGTATCTGGACGCCAAGGCGCGCGAGGCGCGCCTGCTGGCGGAGAGGGATCACCTGGACCGGATCGTCGTTCCGACCTCGCTGGAGGTAGCCGGCCGCAGCAATCCGTCGGTTGCCGCGGTTATCAGCGGGCAGCAGAAGATACTCGAGACCCGCTCGCAGGTCCTTCAATCCCAATCCGCCATCATTCGTGAACGGATCTCGCAGGTCAAAGAAGAGATCGCGGGATTGCAAGCTCAGGAGAACGCCGCCGCCAAGCGGGCGGACATCATCCGAGAGGAGAGAACGGCAGTTGCGACGCTGGTCGAGAAGGGCCTCGAGCGACGCCCACGGCTCCTGTCTCTCGAACGGGAAATGGTCGAGATCGACGGGCGCAGGGGTGAGACGGCCGCCCAGATCTCACGGGCCCGCCAAGTCATCAGCGAATCGCAGGCGACGCTTCTCAAGCTTGAAAGCGACCGTCAGAACGAGATTGCCCAGTCGTTGAGGGAGACCCAAAGTCAGATCGCCGTCTTTCTCGAGAAGATGCGAGCCGTCGAGGATCAACTGGCTCGAACCGACGTAAGGGCGCCCGAGGATGGTATCGTGACAGATCTGAGGGTCCACACTCCGGGAGGCGTGATCGGTTCAGGGGCCCCCTTGATGGACCTTGTTCCGAAGGAGGATCGGCTGATCGTCGTCGCGCATCTCAGGCCCGAAGACATCGATGTCGTCCGCACCGGTCTCGAAGCCGAGGTGCACCTTCTGCCTTACAGCGTCCGTCGTGTCACGCCGCTTGCCGGGCGAGTCACATATGTCTCGGCGGATCGCCTGACCGACAAGAGGACGGATCAGCCTTATTATGCTGCGAAGATTCAAATCAACGACGACTCTTTGGAAAGGGACGAAGGGATCGAAATCATCGCCGGCATGCCGGTTCAAGCCTTTATCAAAACGGGGCGGAGCACGGTGGCTCTCTACGCTCTGCGTCCGCTTCTCGACAGCTTCCACCGGGCTTTCAGGGAGGATTGA
- a CDS encoding DUF6894 family protein: MRYHFHLMGPSGEIFDDMGREAASLERAEADARQAIQEIWDEGAIPGEDWEGWTLQIADASHRVLLTISLDRTWDERGVETLWPAVRNRAATLHGMFLAFGCSFSWPSALALI; this comes from the coding sequence ATGCGTTATCATTTCCATCTGATGGGGCCGTCCGGCGAGATCTTCGACGATATGGGCCGTGAAGCGGCCAGCTTGGAGCGGGCCGAGGCGGACGCCCGCCAGGCCATTCAGGAGATTTGGGATGAAGGCGCGATCCCAGGCGAGGATTGGGAAGGCTGGACGTTGCAGATCGCCGATGCCTCTCACCGTGTTCTGCTGACGATCTCCCTTGATCGAACCTGGGATGAGCGCGGCGTAGAGACACTATGGCCTGCAGTGCGCAATCGCGCAGCAACGTTACATGGCATGTTTCTCGCGTTCGGGTGCAGTTTTTCCTGGCCGAGTGCCTTGGCCCTCATCTGA
- a CDS encoding response regulator transcription factor: MSLPNSPSEHPSEETGTTIVVLAGSLLFQDCLAEAMRPAFPGATILGASTPAELVHSHAMAKGPDLVVLSVDLQSGLKEKTASTIKAAVEHFPGTPIIVIGNCNDPSDVDNAISAGAQGVIPMTASLKIAIAAVQLVMAGETYYPRQVVPGTPTRTRASQPSAAGIEPLRAQFQPHNQVQRHPNLTVVGASTPPNAIDELHDSKANFTTREAEVLAALQKGYSNKWIAHRLGLSQNTVKAHIRHILRKLHATNRTEAVVLSQYLSPSGVAASTTRID; the protein is encoded by the coding sequence ATGTCTTTACCCAATTCGCCGAGCGAGCATCCATCTGAAGAGACTGGCACGACGATCGTCGTGTTGGCAGGGAGTCTTCTCTTTCAGGATTGTCTCGCCGAGGCGATGCGGCCTGCATTTCCCGGGGCAACGATCCTTGGCGCATCCACTCCTGCCGAGCTTGTTCACTCACACGCCATGGCCAAAGGGCCCGATCTGGTCGTCCTGAGCGTCGATCTGCAATCGGGTCTCAAGGAGAAAACGGCGAGTACCATCAAGGCCGCCGTAGAACACTTTCCCGGCACGCCGATCATCGTCATCGGAAACTGCAATGACCCGTCCGATGTCGACAACGCGATCTCGGCTGGAGCGCAGGGCGTGATCCCAATGACGGCCTCGCTCAAGATCGCAATCGCGGCCGTGCAGCTCGTCATGGCGGGCGAAACATATTATCCTCGTCAAGTCGTCCCGGGCACGCCGACTCGCACACGAGCATCCCAACCCTCAGCTGCCGGGATAGAACCGCTTCGCGCTCAATTTCAGCCGCACAACCAGGTCCAACGGCACCCGAACTTGACTGTCGTTGGAGCGAGCACTCCACCCAACGCCATCGATGAACTGCATGATTCCAAAGCCAACTTTACCACCCGCGAGGCGGAAGTCCTGGCAGCTCTCCAGAAAGGCTATTCCAACAAGTGGATTGCTCACCGTCTGGGACTGTCCCAAAATACCGTCAAGGCCCACATCCGGCACATTCTGCGCAAGCTCCACGCGACCAATCGAACCGAAGCGGTTGTTCTCTCCCAATATCTATCGCCATCGGGCGTCGCAGCATCGACGACAAGAATCGATTAG
- a CDS encoding GNAT family N-acetyltransferase produces the protein MFPDLTRDDVFRLETRGLWLRWARLADAQAIVRLAGEKSVAEMTARIPHPYHPDDAERFIFMSRRSNADGQGLQLAITPKGKPNSLIGMVGIGPDPETGKPSLGYWLGTPYWGKGYATEAARALIDAFFAYGEGDELTASARVINPASRRVLEKCGFAYQGAGLVELPARGGLYPADHFRLDRRAWESLKSWSHTGLVREPLAVEVEMDREMSLAS, from the coding sequence ATGTTTCCCGACCTCACCCGTGACGATGTTTTCCGCCTCGAGACCCGCGGCCTGTGGCTGCGCTGGGCTCGTCTCGCGGACGCCCAAGCCATCGTACGCCTTGCCGGTGAGAAATCGGTCGCGGAGATGACGGCGCGAATTCCGCATCCGTATCACCCGGACGATGCCGAGCGATTTATCTTCATGTCCCGGCGGTCCAATGCGGACGGCCAAGGCCTGCAGCTCGCCATCACGCCCAAGGGCAAGCCCAACAGCCTCATCGGCATGGTCGGGATCGGACCCGATCCCGAGACGGGAAAGCCCAGCCTCGGCTATTGGCTCGGCACGCCCTATTGGGGCAAGGGCTATGCCACGGAGGCGGCCCGGGCGCTCATCGATGCCTTCTTCGCCTATGGCGAGGGTGATGAGCTCACCGCATCGGCCCGGGTCATCAACCCGGCCTCGCGGCGGGTGCTGGAGAAGTGCGGCTTCGCCTATCAGGGCGCTGGTCTCGTCGAGCTGCCGGCCCGAGGCGGTCTCTACCCGGCCGACCATTTCCGCCTCGACCGGCGGGCCTGGGAAAGCCTGAAGAGTTGGAGCCACACCGGCCTCGTGCGCGAGCCCCTCGCCGTCGAGGTCGAGATGGATCGCGAGATGTCCCTCGCGAGTTGA
- the rplU gene encoding 50S ribosomal protein L21, translated as MFAVIKTGGKQYRVAANDVITVATLAGEPGTAVTFDQVLMVTNDGSTQVGAPLVEGVTVAGEVVEHTRGEKVISFKKRRRQNSRRKRGHRQDYTVVRITEILAGGAKPKKAAAKKTTKAAADEAAPATAE; from the coding sequence ATGTTCGCAGTGATCAAGACCGGCGGCAAGCAGTATCGCGTTGCCGCCAACGACGTCATCACCGTCGCCACGCTCGCAGGCGAGCCTGGCACCGCCGTCACCTTCGACCAGGTTCTCATGGTCACGAACGACGGCTCGACCCAGGTGGGCGCCCCCCTCGTCGAGGGCGTGACCGTGGCAGGCGAGGTGGTGGAGCACACCCGCGGCGAGAAGGTCATCTCCTTCAAGAAGCGCCGTCGCCAGAATTCGCGCCGCAAGCGCGGGCATCGCCAGGACTACACCGTGGTGCGGATCACCGAGATCCTCGCCGGTGGTGCGAAGCCCAAGAAGGCTGCGGCCAAGAAGACCACCAAGGCTGCGGCTGACGAAGCTGCGCCGGCCACCGCTGAATAA